TCGATCCGGACCGATCCGCAATGAGGTCGGCGGAACTGGCGCAGCCGCTTCTCGATCATCGGCGCATAGGTCAAGACCCAGCGATTGATTGTGCTGTGATCGACCTCGAACCCGCGCTCTCGGAACATTTCCTCAAGGTCTCGGTAGCTGAGAGGATAGCGCAGATACCAGGACACCGCCTGCACAATCAGCCATGCCTCGAAATGCCGCCCCTTGAAATCATCCTTCGACTGGCTTCAGCTTCTCGGCAACAGCATTCAGAATCATCGGTACGCTCCACAACATTGGGAGCGCGATTCGCTCGTCATATCGTCAATACACAGTTAAGGGTCCGAATTTGCGACAAGCCCGTTCGAGTTCATATCCGCGCACCAACGCCCATCCGAGATGCCTCCTGCATCATGATCTCCCGCATCCAGATGCTTGCCGGATCGCTGTTGTGGAGTGACGGCCATTGGAGGGTCTCGATGAATGCGGGAAGCGGCAGCGGAAGTTCGACGATCTGCAGGGGGAACGTTTTTTCGCAATGCCTGACCAGCCGGGAGGGCATGGTCGCGATACGGGCCGTGCCGGACACCATCGGCGGGATCATGCTGAAGCCCTGCACGGCGACCTCGACACGTCTCTTGAGGCCATGTTCAAGCAAGAACCATTCCTCGATGGAGGGCTTCATCGTACGCCCGAACCTGACCGAGACGTGCCTCATCGACATGTATCTCTCGAACGTAATCTGCCGTGGCAGCTGCTTGTTGGTGGGACAGCCTACGCACACGAGTCGCTCCTCAAACAGTGCCACGCTTGAGTGCGCGCTCGACGTGAACAAATCCGGAAGAATTAGAAAATCGATGTCACCGCGCTGGAGAAGCTCATCGGGGCCGTCGTCGATAGGCAGCAATTCGAAGCTGACGGCGGGGGCTTCGCGTGCAACACGCTCAACGACTTTCTCAAAAAACACGAGCGTGGCGAAATCGGAAATAATGATCCTGAAGCGGCGATCGGATTGAGCTGGGTTAAACGGATCCGAGGAAATAATCGAGCACTGGATGTGCAGGAGAGCGTCGCGGACGGCGGGGGCAAGTGCTGCCGCACGCGGGGTCAGAAAACGTTCGCGGCCGCTTGTCGTAAACAGTTCATCGCCGAAATAATCGCGCAGCCGGGCGACGGCCGCACTCATGGCCGGCTGGCTGAGGTTGATGCGGCGGGCCGCCGCCGAGAGATTGCGCTCCACCAGCAGCGCGTCGAGCACAACGAGGAGATTTAGGTCAAGCCCTTTGAAACGCATGTCTTTAGCTATCCATAGCCGGCTGGCTCAAGCGCACCTACCCAGGGGAGCCGCATAATCAGGTGTCGCACGAAACGATCTATCGCAGCCTGTTCATCCAGGCACGTGGAGTGCTGGAAGGCCGAACAGGTGGCCGCTGCGACTCGGCATGCAAAAAGCAACTAACGATGGGGGCAGCAATCGGATAGTTCGCAGTTACCTCCCGACGCTGATGCGCGCGACGGGATTGGGTCCTTCTTAGCGCGGCCCCACAGAATGAACGCCGAAAGGGCGAGCAGGATGATGTTGAGTGGTAAGGCCGAGGCTTCACCCCGCGACAAGTGGAAGATTGTCGCTGCAATTTGCAGCAGCACACAACCAAGTGCAGCCAGGACGGTGAGGCGTGGCTGAATCCGAATCAATGCGGGCAAAAGCACTCCAGATCCGCCTGCAATGTCGGATCAGACCCATAAGGTGCAGAAACCAAGGCGGTACAGCGCCGGGCCAAACCCACATTGCCGCCAATTGATCGACCGGCATAAACAGCTTCATGCTGCCAAACAGCGTAAAGGACGTGAAAACAAGAAGTTGGGCGATCCAGAGCCCGGCTCGCAGCGGCTTGCCTGTTGGCTTTGTGGGCGCAAAGCTAAAGGTATTTGACATCTGAACAACTCCATAAATCAAAAAAATCACCACCTCTTGTGGCGCAGGCAGGTTGCAAGCACGGACGCCGGCTGAGCGCGTTCCTTCCTGCCTTTCCGAGCGGTTTTAGATCGCAGAGCCACCAAAGAAAGGGATGAAATTTCGGCATAATCGTTCAAATAAACTGATATAGTCACTTGACGTTTCTTTAAGTCGACGATCTGGGACCCCGGTCTGTTAAGACCCAACAATCGAGGGAGGGAAGGCATGAGCATGACTATGGACGCGCTCACCCTCGATCAATTCCTGGTATTCGTAACGATTGTCGCCGAAGGCAGTTTTGCCGCAGCCGCTCGCCGGATGAATCGGGCGCAATCGGCGATCACCTATAGCATTCAGAGATTGGAGGAACAGAGCGGGTTTCCTCTTTTCGATCGCTCGCCCTACCGCCCGGTTCTCACGGAAGCGGGCAAAGCCTTGTTACCGCGCGCGCGGCGGATTCTTGACGACGTCGCAGACTGGCGGCACCAAGCGCAGGGAATTTCAAAGGGACTCGAGGCAGAACTCACTCTGGCGGTTGTCTCCTACGCGCCAGCGATCCTGCTGAGCAGCGTGCTTGGGGAATTCACCCAGGCCTTCCCTTTCGTCGAAATTCGCATCTTGACTGAAACTTTCGATGCAGCGGCGAAAACCTTGCGAGACGGAATTGCTGACCTGGGTTTGCTTGCCGAGCGCCACCCAGATGAATTCGAACGCCGGGTGTGCGGTCGAATCGATCTGGTGCCGGTCGCGGCACCAACTCATCCGCTTGGCAAAATCAACGGGACGTTCAGCGCAACGATACTGCGTGACTACACCCAACTGGTTATCAGCCCGGCTGCCGAAGTTGATAGTGGGCGAGACTATGGGGTGCATGCAGCCAACCGGTGGCGCGTCAACGACCTTCAGACGAAATACGACCTCATCCTCGCCAGCGTCGGCTGGGGTTCAATGCCAAGGTCAAGGGTTGAGGGGGATATTGCCGCCGGACGATTGATCGAGCTGAGGCCAGAAAGCTGGGAGGGCTCTGATTTGATGCCAAGCTTTCCATTGGTTATCGCCTGCAGGAAGGAAAAGGCACTGGGTCCTGCTGGAATGTGGCTGATCGAAAAATTCGTTTCCAATAAAGAACAGGCGATTTGAGGGCCGTTCGCGAAACCAGAATATGCCGCCGAGTGGCGTTGGTGCGCGGATATGAACTCGAATGCGGCGCGGCAATCAATGTGAGAGCTCGTATTGCCTCACCCTGGAATGCTCCCGAACGATCTTTCCGTTGCCTCACCATAATGTTCCCCTGGGCTAGGATTCGATCAATGCGCGATCGGCTCGATTGCCGGCTCCACGTGCATTGGGCCGAACACCATCGCGTGTGCCTTTTCCTTCCGCCAGATCTTCAAGCGGCGCTGCAGCGTGCGCAGAAGTGGATCAGGATATTGCCCCGGCTGCTCCGCCTGCAGACGCACCAGTAATTCGCGGCTCGTCCGCCAGGGCTCTTCGTCGAACCACGCGCGCAACTGGCCTGTGACCTTCACGAGCGGATCCGGTCGGCGACGTCCTCGCTTTTGCCTCGGCCTGGCTCTTGCGGTTGGGCGGACTTCCCCCTCCTTCCAGGCCGTCCGCAAACCCGACAGGAACTGGTCCAGCGCCGGATCGCTCACCACCAGCGCCGGCGTGCAGGATTCATCGGCAATGTCGACGAGGCGCTGCTGCGCCGATCGCATCTCCTGCAGCAGCTTTACCGGGTCCAGCCTCGCCTGTGTTTGCGCAAGCCTGGCACGAACCGCTTCAGGCGTGCGTGGATCTGCCAGCAGTCGCTGGCACGGTGTTGCCGCAGGGTGATAGCGCTTGCGCACGCGGGCGCCGTCCCGTTCCTTTCCGGCCAGCTTGAAGGAGGGTTGGAAGAAGTTCACGAACAGCCGAACCGTCGAATAGAGCTGTGCAAGAGCAGCAGCGGCTTCAAGCCCCTCCAGCCGACGATACCCGACAATGCGTCGCACCACGGCGCCGTTCTTCTGTTCGACAAAGGCCTGGTCATTTTTGCGGTAAGGACGGCAGCGGGTGAACTCGATGCCGGCATCCAGACAGTAGTCGCGTATCGTCTCGTTCAGGAACACGCTGTCATTGTCCGTGTCGAATCCGAGAAGCTGAAATGGCAGGAGCTGCCGCAATACCGTCAGCACCTCGCTCAACAGCTTCTGTTCACGCACCAGCAAGGGCGCGCATTCCGTCCACCCGCTCGCGATGTCGGTAAGACAAAGCGTTTGTATGAAGCTTCCCCGCGTCGTCGGTCCACTGTGCGCTACCAGGTCGGCCTCGACGAATCCAGGCGGAGGATCCTGCCAATCGGAGAAGGTCCGGATCGGAATGCTGCGCCGCAGCGCGGTGGACGCTGTACTGCGACGGCGTCTCGGCCCACCAGCGATGTCTCGAACCTCGCGAAGGGCGCGGTCGATCGTGGCCGCGCTCATCGCCAATAGCCGTGTGCGGATCTCGGCGGTTAGGTGCAGATGCCCGTGACGCTCCATCGCCTCCACCAGAATCGGAATCAGCATCTTCAGACGCTTGCCACAGATGCGATCCGAAGCTTCCCAGAGCACGATCAGCGCTTCGCGCACCGCGTCGTCATAAAGCCGGCGCTCCGGTCGCGGGTCCGAACGCTGCGCCTGTGGTCCATTCCGCAGCAACCGCATGGCATGCTTGCGGTGAACGCCGCTCACCGCCGCGAATTCATCGAGAATGCGCGTCTTCTCTGCCCGATCGCCTCGGGCGTAGCGCTCCGCTACCACCTTCACCAGCTCATCCCGCGTCGCCATGCTTATCCGCCTCATATGATTTGCTCCCGCCCCAAAACTGCGGGGAGCAAATCAGATGAGGCAACGACCCAACATCCGGGAGCAGTTCAGGCGATGCAATGCGCATCGCAGCGACAGCCTCTCGGCGGCATTCCGCAACCTGGACAAGGACGCCCGGGAGGACCTGACGCGCCGCTACGACGAACTGTGCGGCCACTACGGCATGACCCCTTCCCGCAACAATCGCGGCATCGCGCATGAGAACGGCTCCATCGAAGGCCCGCACGGCCATCTCAAGCGGGCGATCGACGACGCGGCTTTGATGAGAGGATCGAGCGATTTCGGCGATCTGGCCTGCTACCGCCGCTTCGTCGACGAGATCGTCAGCCGTGTGAACGCCCGCAATTCCAAGCGCATCGACACCGAGCGCGCCGAGCTCCAGGAACTGCCCGTCCGGCGCACATCCGACTACGAGGAGGTCACCGTGCGCGTCACCTCATCGGGCGGCTTCACGCTGCGCAAGGTGTTCTACACCGTGCCCTCGCGCCTGATCGGCCACCGCCTCAGAGTGCGGCTCTTCGATGATCGGCTGGATATCTTCATCGGCGGCACGCATCTCGTGACGCTGCCGCGCGGGCGCGCCTCTTCAACCGGCAAGCACGACCAGGTCGTCAATTATCGGCATGTCATCCATTCGCTGCGCCGCAAACCGATGGCGCTGCTCAACCTCGTCTATCGTGACCAGCTCTTCCCCCGCGAGGCCTACCGGCGAACCTTCGACATGCTCATGGAGCGGCTGCCGGAGCGGCAGGCCTGCCGCATCATGGTGGATCTTCTCGCCATGGCTCACGAGCGCGCCTGCGAGAGCGAACTGGCCGACCAACTGGATGCCGCGCTGCAGGCGCGCCGATTGCCCGACATGGCCAC
This region of Mesorhizobium huakuii genomic DNA includes:
- a CDS encoding LysR family transcriptional regulator, with amino-acid sequence MRFKGLDLNLLVVLDALLVERNLSAAARRINLSQPAMSAAVARLRDYFGDELFTTSGRERFLTPRAAALAPAVRDALLHIQCSIISSDPFNPAQSDRRFRIIISDFATLVFFEKVVERVAREAPAVSFELLPIDDGPDELLQRGDIDFLILPDLFTSSAHSSVALFEERLVCVGCPTNKQLPRQITFERYMSMRHVSVRFGRTMKPSIEEWFLLEHGLKRRVEVAVQGFSMIPPMVSGTARIATMPSRLVRHCEKTFPLQIVELPLPLPAFIETLQWPSLHNSDPASIWMREIMMQEASRMGVGARI
- a CDS encoding LysR family transcriptional regulator; amino-acid sequence: MSMTMDALTLDQFLVFVTIVAEGSFAAAARRMNRAQSAITYSIQRLEEQSGFPLFDRSPYRPVLTEAGKALLPRARRILDDVADWRHQAQGISKGLEAELTLAVVSYAPAILLSSVLGEFTQAFPFVEIRILTETFDAAAKTLRDGIADLGLLAERHPDEFERRVCGRIDLVPVAAPTHPLGKINGTFSATILRDYTQLVISPAAEVDSGRDYGVHAANRWRVNDLQTKYDLILASVGWGSMPRSRVEGDIAAGRLIELRPESWEGSDLMPSFPLVIACRKEKALGPAGMWLIEKFVSNKEQAI
- a CDS encoding DoxX family protein, which gives rise to MLLPALIRIQPRLTVLAALGCVLLQIAATIFHLSRGEASALPLNIILLALSAFILWGRAKKDPIPSRASASGGNCELSDCCPHR
- a CDS encoding DDE-type integrase/transposase/recombinase produces the protein MRRISMATRDELVKVVAERYARGDRAEKTRILDEFAAVSGVHRKHAMRLLRNGPQAQRSDPRPERRLYDDAVREALIVLWEASDRICGKRLKMLIPILVEAMERHGHLHLTAEIRTRLLAMSAATIDRALREVRDIAGGPRRRRSTASTALRRSIPIRTFSDWQDPPPGFVEADLVAHSGPTTRGSFIQTLCLTDIASGWTECAPLLVREQKLLSEVLTVLRQLLPFQLLGFDTDNDSVFLNETIRDYCLDAGIEFTRCRPYRKNDQAFVEQKNGAVVRRIVGYRRLEGLEAAAALAQLYSTVRLFVNFFQPSFKLAGKERDGARVRKRYHPAATPCQRLLADPRTPEAVRARLAQTQARLDPVKLLQEMRSAQQRLVDIADESCTPALVVSDPALDQFLSGLRTAWKEGEVRPTARARPRQKRGRRRPDPLVKVTGQLRAWFDEEPWRTSRELLVRLQAEQPGQYPDPLLRTLQRRLKIWRKEKAHAMVFGPMHVEPAIEPIAH